In Marinobacter sp. LQ44, the following are encoded in one genomic region:
- a CDS encoding GMC family oxidoreductase, with product MSMNDPIARGLASGWNVTDASKLTTDQTVEADVVVIGTGAGGGTTAEILARQGLSVILVEEGRLYYQKDFKMDELTSYASLYQEGMSRVTADGAIAILQGRCVGGSTTVNWTSSFRTPDETLNYWSQNLGLSGLAPDTMAPWFQGREERHTMAPWMTPPNLNNDILKQGCEKLGYSWQVIPRNVKGCWNLGYCGVGCPTNAKQGALMTTIPGALNNNAQLFHGLRADRLVMNQDRIDHLQASAMGPNGVTPSGVTVTLKARHFVVAASAIGSPGLLLRSELPDPYKRVGKRSFIHPVNATVARMPAKVDPFYGAPQSIYSDEFNFKHGVDGPVGYKLEVPPLHPAMAAGVVPGHGQEQKDNLGQLPWMQSVIALLRDGFHEDSPGGTVSLRDDGSPVLDYPITDYLWQGIRQAYLDMAEIQFAAGAEAVQAVHLDSGWYTSWTQAKDAINQLPMKPHRARLFTAHQMGGCGMGADPKNSVVNGFGEHHQVANLSIHDASIFPTSIGANPQLSVYALAARNSNRLAQKLRKQG from the coding sequence ATGTCCATGAACGACCCTATCGCCCGGGGTCTGGCTTCTGGCTGGAATGTGACTGACGCCAGCAAACTGACCACCGATCAAACCGTGGAAGCGGATGTGGTGGTCATCGGCACCGGTGCCGGTGGCGGCACCACGGCGGAGATTCTGGCCCGGCAGGGGCTGTCGGTGATTCTGGTGGAAGAAGGCCGGCTGTATTACCAGAAAGACTTCAAGATGGATGAGCTGACGTCCTACGCCAGCCTGTATCAGGAAGGCATGAGCCGGGTCACCGCAGACGGCGCCATTGCCATTCTTCAGGGCCGCTGCGTGGGCGGCTCGACGACCGTGAACTGGACCAGCAGTTTCCGCACGCCAGACGAAACCCTGAACTATTGGAGCCAGAACCTCGGCCTGAGCGGCCTCGCCCCGGACACCATGGCCCCCTGGTTCCAGGGCCGGGAAGAGCGCCACACCATGGCGCCCTGGATGACACCGCCGAACCTGAACAACGACATTCTCAAGCAAGGTTGTGAAAAGCTCGGCTACTCCTGGCAGGTGATCCCCCGGAACGTCAAAGGCTGCTGGAACCTGGGTTACTGCGGCGTCGGTTGCCCCACCAACGCCAAGCAGGGCGCACTGATGACCACCATCCCCGGCGCCCTGAACAACAACGCCCAATTGTTCCACGGCCTGCGCGCCGACCGGCTGGTGATGAACCAGGACCGCATCGACCACCTGCAGGCCAGCGCCATGGGCCCGAACGGTGTCACGCCATCCGGCGTTACCGTCACCCTTAAAGCTCGGCACTTCGTAGTCGCCGCCAGCGCCATCGGTTCTCCCGGGTTGCTGCTGCGCTCGGAACTGCCGGACCCTTACAAACGCGTCGGCAAGCGCTCGTTCATCCACCCGGTCAACGCCACCGTCGCCCGCATGCCCGCCAAGGTTGATCCCTTCTACGGCGCGCCGCAGTCCATCTACTCCGATGAATTCAACTTCAAACACGGCGTCGATGGCCCGGTCGGCTACAAACTGGAAGTCCCTCCATTGCACCCCGCCATGGCCGCCGGCGTGGTTCCCGGCCACGGCCAGGAACAGAAAGACAACCTCGGCCAACTGCCCTGGATGCAATCCGTCATCGCCCTGCTGCGCGACGGCTTCCACGAAGACAGCCCCGGCGGCACCGTCAGCCTGCGGGACGACGGCAGCCCGGTACTGGACTACCCCATCACCGACTACCTCTGGCAGGGCATCCGCCAGGCCTACCTGGACATGGCCGAAATCCAGTTCGCCGCCGGCGCCGAAGCCGTCCAGGCGGTACACCTGGACTCCGGCTGGTACACCAGCTGGACCCAGGCCAAAGACGCCATCAACCAACTCCCCATGAAACCCCACCGCGCCCGCCTGTTCACCGCACACCAGATGGGCGGCTGCGGCATGGGCGCCGACCCGAAAAACTCCGTGGTCAACGGCTTCGGCGAACACCACCAGGTAGCCAACCTGAGCATCCACGACGCGTCCATCTTCCCCACCAGCATTGGTGCGAACCCGCAGTTGTCGGTGTATGCATTGGCGGCAAGGAACAGTAACCGGTTGGCGCAGAAGCTAAGAAAGCAAGGCTAG
- a CDS encoding coniferyl aldehyde dehydrogenase: MGATVVQLTESKKQIQHTHRVFEDQKKAFRNNPMPSLTERKENLKRLKRALLCHQDRLVEAIDRDFSCRSKDETLIAEVMPSIQGINYTLKHLNEWMKPSKRHVSVLFQPASNKVHYQPKGVVGVIVPWNYPLYLAVGPLVASLAAGNRTMIKMSEFTPHTSALFKEIIESMFPEDLVSVITGEADVAADFSQRPFDHLLFTGSTSVGKLVMRAAAENLTPVTLELGGKSPAIVSPDVPMEDAAQRIAFGKAFNAGQTCVAPDYVLCPADRVQGFVDEFRARFAEMYPSLRDNDDFTAIINERQYDRLQSYLEDARAKGAELVEINPANENMKDGTRKIPLTLVLKTTPDMKVMQDEIFGPILPVVSYGGLEEAVHYINDRPRPLALYFFGYDKSHQQFVVDNTLSGGMCINDALMHVAQDDLPFGGIGDSGMGHYHGKEGFLTFSHHRAIFTKQKFNSGKFVYAPHGTAAHRMVYKLFIR; this comes from the coding sequence ATGGGAGCCACTGTCGTCCAGCTCACTGAGAGCAAAAAGCAGATTCAGCACACCCATCGCGTGTTTGAGGACCAGAAGAAGGCGTTCCGGAACAACCCGATGCCGTCTCTGACCGAACGCAAGGAGAATCTGAAACGACTCAAGCGTGCCCTGCTATGCCATCAGGACCGTCTGGTAGAGGCCATTGACAGGGACTTCAGCTGCCGCTCCAAAGATGAAACCCTGATTGCAGAGGTAATGCCATCCATCCAGGGTATCAACTACACGCTCAAACATCTGAACGAGTGGATGAAGCCGTCCAAGCGGCACGTCTCCGTTCTGTTCCAGCCCGCCAGTAACAAGGTGCATTACCAGCCCAAGGGTGTGGTCGGTGTGATCGTGCCCTGGAACTATCCGCTGTATCTGGCCGTTGGTCCACTGGTGGCGTCTCTGGCTGCCGGCAATCGCACCATGATCAAGATGTCGGAATTCACTCCGCACACCTCCGCACTGTTCAAGGAAATCATTGAATCCATGTTCCCGGAGGATCTGGTCTCGGTGATTACTGGCGAGGCGGACGTGGCCGCCGATTTCTCCCAGCGCCCCTTTGATCACCTGCTGTTCACCGGTTCCACTTCGGTAGGCAAACTGGTGATGCGCGCGGCCGCAGAAAACCTGACGCCGGTGACCCTGGAACTGGGCGGCAAGTCGCCTGCGATTGTGTCTCCGGATGTGCCGATGGAAGACGCGGCCCAGCGGATTGCTTTTGGTAAGGCATTTAACGCGGGCCAGACCTGTGTGGCACCGGATTACGTGCTGTGCCCGGCGGATCGGGTTCAGGGGTTTGTGGATGAGTTCCGCGCCAGGTTTGCGGAGATGTATCCGAGCCTGCGGGATAACGATGATTTCACGGCGATCATCAATGAGCGCCAGTACGATCGCCTGCAGAGCTATCTGGAGGACGCCCGGGCCAAAGGTGCCGAGCTGGTGGAGATCAATCCGGCCAATGAGAACATGAAGGACGGCACCCGAAAGATTCCGCTGACGCTGGTACTGAAAACCACGCCGGATATGAAGGTGATGCAGGATGAGATTTTCGGGCCGATTCTGCCGGTGGTGAGCTACGGTGGTCTGGAGGAAGCCGTGCATTACATCAATGATCGGCCGCGTCCGCTGGCGCTGTACTTCTTTGGCTATGACAAGTCGCACCAGCAGTTTGTGGTGGATAACACGCTGTCTGGCGGCATGTGTATCAACGATGCGTTGATGCATGTGGCGCAGGATGATCTGCCGTTTGGTGGTATCGGTGATTCCGGTATGGGCCATTACCATGGCAAGGAAGGGTTCCTGACTTTCTCCCATCATCGGGCGATCTTTACCAAGCAAAAATTCAACAGCGGCAAGTTTGTTTATGCGCCGCACGGAACGGCGGCCCATCGGATGGTTTATAAGCTGTTTATTCGCTGA
- a CDS encoding TetR/AcrR family transcriptional regulator, whose protein sequence is MKTRDKILLSSLELFNERGERNITTNHIAAHLAISPGNLYYHFRNKSDIIYEIFQEYEKLVDYYLDIPEDRLLTLDDLTFYLESVFDGLWSYRFFHRDLEYLLDSDTRLRQDYREFTNRCLAAINRIFGKLAEAGIIEPQPEDLRSAMSLNVWLVITNWMAFLKTAHASDEPASLTLTELKQGIYQVLTLELPYLTPNYREQVLALREKYRPTLPENPEQNGESSRAETGVSVRIG, encoded by the coding sequence ATGAAAACCAGAGACAAGATTCTGCTATCCAGTCTGGAGCTTTTTAACGAGCGGGGTGAAAGGAACATCACCACCAATCACATTGCCGCGCACCTGGCGATTTCTCCGGGCAACCTGTATTACCACTTCCGGAACAAGTCCGACATCATCTACGAAATCTTCCAGGAGTATGAAAAACTGGTGGATTATTACCTCGATATTCCGGAGGATCGGCTGCTGACGCTTGACGACCTGACCTTTTACCTGGAATCGGTGTTTGACGGTTTGTGGAGTTACCGCTTCTTTCACCGGGACCTGGAATACCTGCTGGACAGCGATACCAGGCTGCGCCAGGACTATCGGGAATTCACCAATCGATGTCTTGCTGCCATCAACCGTATCTTCGGCAAGCTGGCGGAGGCGGGTATTATTGAGCCGCAGCCGGAAGATTTACGTTCGGCCATGTCGCTCAACGTCTGGCTGGTCATCACCAACTGGATGGCTTTTCTGAAGACCGCCCACGCCAGTGACGAGCCTGCCAGTCTCACCCTGACCGAACTCAAGCAGGGTATTTATCAGGTGTTGACTCTGGAATTGCCTTATCTGACCCCGAATTATCGCGAGCAGGTGCTGGCGTTACGTGAAAAGTATCGGCCAACGCTGCCGGAAAATCCGGAGCAGAACGGTGAGTCCTCGCGGGCTGAAACCGGGGTTTCTGTCCGGATTGGTTAA
- the yihA gene encoding ribosome biogenesis GTP-binding protein YihA/YsxC: MDPDLTQKSVSFNSARFLISASKLDECPPDIGAEVAFAGRSNAGKSSALNAITANGKLARTSKTPGRTRLINFFTLNKENLRLVDLPGYGYAKVSRDMKDDWQQHLGHYLNDRRCLRGLVLVMDIRHPLTDFDQMMVEWCEHNNLPLMILATKADKLKFGQAKTAMLGIAQKLKPYACVAHLIMFSATSKRGVDECREALTDWLEAPESETP, translated from the coding sequence GTGGACCCTGATCTGACTCAAAAAAGCGTTTCGTTCAACAGTGCCCGTTTTCTGATCAGCGCGTCCAAACTGGACGAGTGCCCGCCCGACATCGGTGCCGAGGTTGCCTTCGCTGGGCGCTCCAATGCCGGCAAGTCCAGCGCGCTGAACGCCATTACTGCCAACGGCAAACTGGCCCGGACCAGTAAAACACCCGGCCGCACCCGGCTGATAAACTTTTTTACACTCAATAAAGAGAACCTGCGCCTGGTCGACCTGCCCGGTTACGGCTACGCCAAAGTCTCCCGGGACATGAAAGACGACTGGCAACAGCATCTGGGGCATTACCTGAATGATCGCCGCTGCCTGCGAGGCCTGGTGCTGGTGATGGATATCCGGCACCCACTCACCGACTTCGACCAAATGATGGTGGAATGGTGCGAGCATAACAACCTGCCGTTGATGATTCTTGCCACCAAAGCCGACAAGCTGAAATTTGGGCAAGCGAAAACGGCCATGCTGGGCATTGCCCAGAAGCTGAAACCCTATGCGTGCGTAGCACACCTGATCATGTTTTCCGCCACCTCAAAACGTGGCGTGGATGAATGCCGGGAAGCATTGACAGACTGGCTGGAGGCGCCGGAATCGGAAACCCCCTGA
- a CDS encoding c-type cytochrome, with translation MKRLIAGVVLGVGLTAMAHGAGDPAAGEQKAAVCASCHGQGGAKPIMAVYPKLSGLGEKYLYRQLVDIKNGDRPIPEMTGLLNNMSDQDLWDLAAYYNEQEMVVGQADPDLVERGQALFRGGNMASGVPSCAGCHSPTGAGNEPAGYPRLGGQTAEYVEKQLKAYRDGERAGTTNANIMVDVASRLTDAEIKALANYVSGLH, from the coding sequence ATGAAAAGACTGATCGCAGGAGTTGTTCTCGGAGTTGGCCTGACGGCAATGGCTCACGGGGCAGGGGATCCGGCAGCGGGTGAACAGAAAGCAGCGGTGTGTGCCAGCTGCCACGGGCAGGGCGGAGCCAAGCCGATTATGGCGGTGTATCCGAAATTGTCCGGATTGGGCGAGAAATACCTGTATCGCCAACTGGTCGATATCAAAAACGGAGACCGTCCGATTCCGGAAATGACCGGCTTGCTGAATAATATGTCTGATCAGGACCTGTGGGATCTGGCTGCCTACTATAACGAGCAGGAAATGGTTGTTGGCCAGGCCGATCCGGACCTGGTTGAGCGTGGTCAGGCGCTGTTTCGTGGCGGCAACATGGCCTCTGGTGTTCCCTCCTGTGCCGGGTGTCACAGCCCGACTGGTGCCGGTAACGAGCCGGCGGGCTATCCGCGCTTGGGCGGCCAGACTGCCGAATACGTAGAGAAGCAGCTGAAAGCCTACCGTGACGGCGAGCGTGCAGGTACCACCAACGCCAACATCATGGTGGACGTGGCTAGCCGTCTGACCGATGCCGAGATCAAGGCCTTGGCAAACTACGTTTCCGGCCTGCACTGA
- a CDS encoding thiol:disulfide interchange protein DsbA/DsbL — protein MIRTLGTVVVFALSMAVGAVAQAQSWVENTHYRTLDNPVRTASDEGVEVAEVFWYGCPHCYTFKPLIESWADQAPDYVNFVKLPAALGQSWEPHAYAFYALEAMGELDKVHDALFTALAGERRPLNSPEALADFVSGYGVDAEEFLNNYRSFGVRARVQQAQAKIRGARITGTPTMLVNGKYVVSASMAGGHEAVLSVVDYLVEQERAAAE, from the coding sequence ATGATAAGAACACTAGGCACAGTTGTTGTTTTCGCGCTGTCTATGGCGGTTGGTGCTGTTGCGCAGGCTCAGTCATGGGTTGAGAACACTCATTACCGCACCCTGGATAATCCGGTTCGCACCGCATCGGACGAAGGCGTAGAAGTTGCCGAAGTGTTCTGGTATGGCTGCCCTCACTGCTATACCTTCAAGCCGCTTATCGAGTCTTGGGCCGACCAGGCGCCTGACTACGTGAATTTCGTGAAGCTGCCGGCAGCACTGGGTCAAAGTTGGGAGCCTCACGCTTACGCCTTTTATGCTTTGGAGGCCATGGGTGAGCTGGACAAGGTGCATGACGCCCTGTTTACGGCGCTGGCTGGCGAGCGTCGCCCCCTGAATTCCCCCGAAGCTCTGGCGGATTTCGTTAGCGGCTACGGCGTTGATGCCGAGGAGTTTCTTAACAACTACCGCAGCTTCGGTGTTCGTGCGCGGGTTCAGCAGGCCCAGGCCAAGATCCGCGGCGCGCGCATCACCGGTACACCGACTATGCTGGTAAATGGCAAGTACGTGGTCAGCGCCTCCATGGCAGGTGGTCATGAGGCCGTGCTGTCTGTGGTTGACTACCTGGTCGAGCAGGAACGCGCTGCGGCAGAGTGA
- a CDS encoding endonuclease/exonuclease/phosphatase family protein, with product MYKRLRNQINGILRGPEGPRGACSGSEHVPEFEPHRHIRLLTFNIQVGINTSSYHHYLTRSWQHFLPHRRRIENLDRIATLLRQYDVVALQECDGGSLRSGYINQVQYLAEAAGIPYWYQQLNRNLGQIAQHSNGLLSRYRPLDVTEHKLPGLIPGRGAIIARYGSEDDPLILVQMHLSLSKAAQQRQLGYVRDLIADYRHVVLMGDMNAHAEQLLTQTPLKETGLIPLPGTAHSFPSWRPEKALDHIMVSPSLEIRRAEVISYPVSDHLPIAMDVALPKGYLETF from the coding sequence ATGTATAAGCGTCTGCGCAATCAGATTAATGGCATTCTCCGGGGGCCGGAAGGTCCCCGGGGGGCCTGTTCTGGTAGCGAGCATGTGCCTGAGTTCGAGCCCCATCGTCATATCCGGCTGCTCACTTTCAATATCCAGGTGGGCATCAATACCTCGTCTTACCATCACTACCTGACCCGCAGCTGGCAGCACTTTCTGCCTCATCGTCGCCGCATCGAGAATCTCGACCGTATTGCCACCCTGTTGCGGCAATACGACGTGGTGGCGTTGCAGGAATGCGACGGTGGCAGTTTGCGCAGTGGCTATATCAACCAGGTTCAGTATCTGGCAGAAGCCGCCGGTATTCCCTACTGGTATCAGCAATTAAACCGCAATCTTGGTCAGATCGCGCAGCACAGTAACGGTCTGTTGAGTCGGTATCGGCCTCTGGATGTCACTGAGCACAAACTGCCCGGCCTGATTCCTGGCCGTGGAGCGATCATTGCCCGGTATGGTTCGGAAGACGATCCGCTCATACTGGTACAAATGCACCTGTCCCTCAGCAAGGCGGCACAGCAGCGGCAACTGGGTTACGTGCGGGATCTCATTGCCGACTACCGGCACGTAGTCCTGATGGGGGATATGAATGCTCATGCAGAGCAGCTGCTGACACAAACGCCCTTGAAAGAAACCGGCTTGATACCCCTGCCGGGCACGGCTCACAGCTTCCCCAGTTGGCGGCCCGAAAAGGCTCTGGACCACATTATGGTCAGCCCTTCCCTGGAAATCCGGCGTGCCGAGGTGATCAGTTATCCGGTATCGGATCATTTGCCCATCGCCATGGATGTGGCCTTGCCGAAGGGGTACCTGGAAACTTTTTAA
- the rpmG gene encoding 50S ribosomal protein L33, with product MREKIKLVSSAGTGHFYTTKKNKRNTPEKIEIKKYDPVVRKHVAYKEAKIK from the coding sequence ATGCGCGAGAAAATCAAGCTGGTCTCATCAGCAGGCACTGGTCACTTCTACACGACCAAAAAGAACAAGCGTAACACTCCGGAAAAAATCGAGATCAAAAAGTACGATCCGGTTGTCCGCAAGCACGTTGCGTACAAGGAAGCCAAGATCAAGTAA
- the rpmB gene encoding 50S ribosomal protein L28 gives MSRVCQVTGKRPVTGNNVSHAMNHTRRRFLPNLQNHRFWVETEKRFVKLRVSTKGMRIIDKKGIDAVLADLRARGEKV, from the coding sequence ATGTCCAGAGTTTGTCAGGTTACCGGTAAGCGTCCGGTTACCGGTAACAATGTATCCCACGCGATGAACCACACTCGTCGTCGTTTTCTGCCGAATCTGCAGAACCATCGTTTCTGGGTTGAGACCGAGAAGCGTTTCGTGAAGCTGCGCGTTTCCACCAAGGGCATGCGCATCATCGACAAAAAAGGCATCGACGCTGTGCTGGCCGATCTTCGTGCCCGCGGCGAGAAAGTTTAA
- the radC gene encoding RadC family protein, with translation MTNPAWPTDERPRERLLAHGPEALSDAELLAIFLRTGTTGMPVMQLARHLIAEFSGLRGLMTASRRQFCEVKGLGTAKYAQVQAAMEMARRVMDEPLRQGDPLRSPADTRRFLTSRLGTYPHEVFAGLFLDNRHRVIQYRELFRGTIDGAAVYPREVVRQALEDNAAAVIFAHNHPSGVAEPSQADISLTRRLKEALGLVDIRVLDHMVIGHGEVVSLAERGLM, from the coding sequence ATGACCAACCCTGCCTGGCCAACCGATGAACGGCCCCGTGAGCGCCTTCTGGCCCACGGCCCGGAAGCCCTGTCTGACGCCGAACTCCTGGCCATTTTCCTGCGCACCGGCACCACCGGCATGCCGGTGATGCAACTGGCCCGCCATCTGATCGCCGAGTTTTCCGGCCTGCGGGGCTTGATGACCGCCTCCCGCAGGCAGTTCTGTGAGGTCAAAGGCCTGGGCACGGCCAAATACGCCCAGGTTCAGGCCGCCATGGAGATGGCCCGCCGGGTGATGGACGAACCACTTCGCCAGGGCGATCCGCTACGCTCACCGGCCGACACCCGCCGTTTTCTCACCAGCCGGCTGGGCACTTACCCCCACGAAGTGTTCGCCGGCCTGTTTCTGGATAACCGCCACCGGGTGATCCAGTACCGGGAACTGTTTCGCGGCACCATTGACGGCGCCGCCGTGTATCCCCGGGAAGTGGTTCGCCAGGCCCTCGAAGACAACGCCGCCGCTGTCATTTTTGCCCACAATCACCCCTCTGGCGTCGCGGAGCCCAGCCAGGCGGACATTTCCCTGACCCGCAGACTGAAAGAAGCGCTCGGACTGGTGGATATCAGGGTTCTTGACCATATGGTTATCGGCCATGGTGAGGTAGTATCCCTGGCTGAAAGAGGGTTGATGTAG
- the coaBC gene encoding bifunctional phosphopantothenoylcysteine decarboxylase/phosphopantothenate--cysteine ligase CoaBC, which produces MAAKRILMGITGGIAAYKSAELVRLLKKAGLEVRVVMTRGAEAFVTPLTFQALSGEPVRTSLLDPEAEAGMGHIELAKWADQVVVAPASADFLARLAQGMADDLLTTVCCATEAPIAVAPAMNQAMWKNFRTQRNMSLLAEDPQITVWGPDQGEQACGDTGPGRMLEPDALASRILADAARATVGALAGKRVVITAGPTREPIDPVRYISNHSSGKMGYALARAAADAGAQVVLVSGPVNLPVPDGVAVRPVMTAQDMLQEAERVVAEGCDIFIATAAVADYRPAACAGDKIKKTDEAMTLSLVRNPDTLATIAARKNPPFTVGFAAETTDVARYAHDKMQRKKLNMIVANDVSVPGLGFNSDQNAVTVFWPSGEQAIGPDSKQAIADTLVALIAEHSNKVGNS; this is translated from the coding sequence ATGGCTGCCAAACGAATTCTGATGGGAATCACCGGTGGCATTGCTGCCTATAAAAGTGCCGAACTGGTCCGGCTGCTCAAGAAAGCGGGCCTTGAAGTGCGGGTGGTGATGACCCGGGGTGCCGAGGCATTTGTGACGCCGCTGACGTTTCAGGCTCTCAGCGGCGAGCCGGTGCGTACATCGCTTCTGGACCCGGAGGCCGAGGCCGGCATGGGTCATATTGAACTGGCCAAATGGGCCGATCAGGTGGTGGTGGCGCCCGCGTCTGCGGATTTTCTGGCCCGTCTGGCCCAGGGCATGGCGGATGACCTGCTGACCACGGTTTGTTGTGCCACTGAGGCGCCCATTGCGGTGGCCCCCGCCATGAATCAGGCCATGTGGAAAAATTTCCGGACCCAGAGAAACATGTCCCTGCTGGCGGAAGACCCGCAGATCACCGTCTGGGGGCCGGATCAAGGCGAGCAGGCCTGCGGTGATACAGGTCCTGGCCGGATGCTGGAGCCGGACGCCCTTGCCAGCCGGATTCTGGCTGATGCAGCCCGGGCCACTGTCGGAGCGCTGGCGGGAAAACGGGTGGTGATCACAGCAGGCCCTACCCGTGAACCCATTGATCCGGTGCGTTATATCTCCAACCACAGCTCCGGCAAAATGGGTTATGCCCTGGCTCGGGCGGCAGCAGATGCGGGTGCCCAGGTGGTACTGGTGAGTGGCCCGGTTAACCTGCCGGTGCCGGATGGCGTGGCAGTCCGACCGGTGATGACGGCACAAGACATGTTGCAGGAAGCCGAGCGGGTAGTGGCGGAGGGCTGCGACATTTTTATCGCCACAGCGGCGGTGGCTGATTACCGGCCTGCGGCCTGTGCCGGCGACAAGATCAAGAAAACGGACGAAGCGATGACACTGTCGCTGGTGCGCAATCCGGATACGCTGGCGACCATTGCCGCCCGCAAGAATCCTCCGTTTACCGTGGGTTTCGCCGCTGAAACCACAGATGTCGCCCGCTATGCCCACGATAAAATGCAACGCAAGAAGCTCAATATGATCGTGGCCAACGACGTGTCCGTCCCGGGGCTGGGCTTTAACAGCGATCAGAATGCCGTCACGGTATTCTGGCCGAGCGGGGAGCAGGCGATTGGCCCGGACAGCAAACAGGCCATCGCAGACACATTGGTGGCGTTGATCGCCGAACACAGCAACAAGGTCGGGAACTCATGA
- the dut gene encoding dUTP diphosphatase encodes MTQKKLQVRILDDRIGTDIPFPEYATPGSAGLDLRACLNAPLTVEPGETHLIPTGLSVHIADPSLAAMILPRSGLGHKHGIVLGNLVGLIDSDYQGELMVSCWNRGQTAFTIAIGERIAQLVLVPVVQADFEVVSEFGASTRGEGGFGSTGTH; translated from the coding sequence ATGACGCAAAAGAAACTGCAGGTACGAATCCTGGACGATCGAATTGGCACCGACATACCGTTTCCGGAGTATGCAACGCCGGGCTCGGCCGGCCTGGATCTGCGTGCTTGCCTGAATGCGCCATTAACGGTCGAGCCGGGCGAGACTCACCTGATTCCGACCGGGCTATCCGTGCACATTGCCGACCCGTCGCTGGCGGCAATGATCCTGCCGCGCAGCGGTCTTGGTCACAAGCACGGCATCGTACTGGGCAACCTGGTGGGGTTAATCGATTCCGATTACCAGGGTGAATTGATGGTGTCATGCTGGAACCGGGGCCAAACCGCTTTCACCATCGCCATCGGTGAACGTATTGCCCAGCTGGTTCTGGTGCCGGTTGTGCAGGCAGACTTTGAAGTGGTCTCTGAATTCGGCGCCAGTACCCGCGGCGAGGGCGGGTTTGGTTCAACCGGAACGCACTGA